From a single Lactococcus carnosus genomic region:
- a CDS encoding DUF6287 domain-containing protein, producing the protein MEKAIILGFLLCSTLLVGCSNNKKTTEASKENKIEKSASKNSVTEKTSSKSEVTKSTEQTVSESASQNPPQSATEPVVTEQDINPGAIFNGDISSIVGKWEDTKGDYIIIKSDYTVTHSSTLSSPHPFKPYEADYNQFVANPGLVVRAENGGYAIMLFPIGYHNTIGDQSNIDRPRLTWGNSPSEDYYYRK; encoded by the coding sequence ATGGAAAAGGCGATTATTTTAGGGTTTTTATTATGTTCAACCTTACTCGTAGGCTGTTCGAATAATAAGAAAACAACTGAAGCATCGAAAGAAAACAAAATCGAAAAAAGTGCATCAAAAAATTCAGTCACAGAAAAAACGAGTTCAAAATCAGAAGTAACAAAGTCAACTGAGCAGACAGTATCTGAGAGTGCTTCTCAAAACCCACCCCAATCCGCTACAGAACCAGTAGTAACTGAGCAGGATATTAACCCTGGTGCTATTTTTAACGGTGACATTAGTTCTATAGTAGGTAAATGGGAAGATACAAAAGGTGATTATATCATTATCAAAAGTGACTATACTGTGACTCACTCATCAACACTAAGTTCTCCACACCCTTTTAAACCATATGAAGCTGACTACAACCAATTCGTAGCAAATCCCGGACTTGTTGTTAGAGCCGAAAATGGCGGGTATGCTATTATGTTATTCCCAATTGGTTATCATAATACGATAGGTGATCAATCTAACATAGATAGACCTAGACTTACATGGGGGAACTCGCCTTCTGAAGATTATTATTATAGAAAATAA
- the rplS gene encoding 50S ribosomal protein L19, with amino-acid sequence MNPLIEAINEGQLRSDIPAFRPGDSVRVHAKVVEGTRERIQLFEGVVIARKGQGISETYTVRKISNGVGVERIFPIHTPRVEKIEVIRYGKVRRAKLYYLRALQGKAARIKEIRR; translated from the coding sequence ATGAATCCATTAATCGAAGCTATCAACGAAGGTCAACTTCGCAGCGACATCCCTGCTTTCCGTCCTGGTGACTCTGTGCGTGTTCACGCTAAAGTTGTCGAAGGAACGCGCGAACGTATCCAGCTTTTTGAAGGTGTTGTTATTGCCCGTAAAGGTCAAGGCATCTCAGAAACTTATACAGTTCGTAAAATTTCAAACGGTGTTGGTGTTGAACGTATCTTCCCAATCCACACACCACGTGTAGAAAAAATCGAAGTAATCCGCTACGGTAAAGTACGTCGTGCTAAACTTTATTACCTCCGTGCACTTCAAGGTAAAGCAGCGCGTATCAAAGAAATCCGTCGTTAA
- a CDS encoding FAD-binding oxidoreductase, whose protein sequence is MNISDKYLINRVTGEKGQAEVIFFPMHEADIIDMVQTVRIKKQKLITIGGHTGLSGATFPDNHQVLMSLEKLNKIISLDSETLTLKVQAGVTIAQISDYLADTAYFYAPDPGSKLATIGGNAATNAGGMRAIKYGVTRDNIRSMRVVLASGQVMQVGSINRKDSSGYDLKDVFIGSEGTLGVITELDLKIQPKPKFRRDILLGFDSLSQLSPKVFAILSSGLVPATLEFFERDSIAYSEKGLGLSFPAISGEAFLLITLDGNDEDQLAQELRYLSSLSAYTLTLTDEETLQTVWQLRGAIVSSVELESLQEPLDVVVPVSKIASTIVALKDLAQKESLSAIFFGHAGDGNIHANIIKNDLSDAVWEEKLSRYLEQLYAYIAQVGGKPSAEHGIGLLKKYYFEKYSDPIALATMKTMKVALDPENMLNPGKIFDL, encoded by the coding sequence ATGAATATTTCAGATAAGTATTTAATTAATCGGGTCACTGGAGAAAAGGGACAAGCAGAGGTAATATTCTTCCCTATGCATGAAGCTGATATTATTGATATGGTGCAAACTGTCAGAATAAAAAAGCAAAAATTGATTACCATCGGTGGACATACAGGACTTTCAGGTGCAACGTTTCCAGATAACCATCAAGTCTTAATGAGTTTAGAAAAACTAAACAAAATCATTAGCCTTGACAGTGAAACGTTGACGCTAAAAGTCCAAGCAGGTGTGACGATTGCCCAAATTTCAGATTATTTAGCAGATACAGCCTATTTTTATGCCCCTGATCCTGGTAGCAAACTAGCAACGATTGGTGGGAATGCTGCGACAAATGCTGGTGGCATGCGCGCCATTAAGTATGGTGTGACACGTGATAACATCCGGAGCATGCGTGTGGTATTGGCAAGTGGACAAGTCATGCAGGTCGGCTCGATCAATCGCAAAGATAGTTCAGGCTATGACTTGAAAGATGTGTTTATCGGTAGCGAGGGCACACTAGGGGTCATAACCGAGCTTGATTTAAAGATTCAGCCTAAGCCTAAATTTAGGCGTGATATCCTACTAGGATTTGATAGCTTGAGTCAACTCTCACCCAAGGTATTTGCTATCCTGTCTAGTGGGCTTGTGCCTGCGACGCTCGAGTTTTTTGAACGTGATAGTATCGCCTATTCTGAAAAAGGATTAGGGCTAAGTTTTCCTGCTATCTCTGGAGAGGCTTTCCTCCTCATTACTTTGGATGGCAATGATGAGGACCAATTAGCCCAAGAGCTGCGTTACTTAAGTAGCTTAAGTGCGTATACGCTAACGCTGACAGACGAGGAAACCCTTCAAACTGTTTGGCAGCTTCGAGGTGCCATCGTTTCCTCAGTTGAACTAGAGAGCTTACAAGAGCCACTAGATGTTGTCGTACCAGTCAGCAAAATAGCATCGACAATCGTCGCGCTCAAGGACTTGGCACAAAAAGAAAGCCTATCAGCTATCTTTTTTGGTCATGCAGGTGATGGGAATATCCATGCTAATATCATAAAAAATGACTTATCAGATGCAGTCTGGGAAGAAAAACTAAGTCGCTATTTAGAACAACTCTATGCCTATATCGCCCAAGTAGGTGGGAAACCTTCTGCTGAACATGGGATTGGCCTGCTTAAAAAATATTATTTTGAAAAATATAGCGATCCAATTGCCTTAGCGACGATGAAAACGATGAAAGTGGCACTAGATCCAGAAAATATGCTGAATCCAGGCAAGATTTTTGATTTATGA
- a CDS encoding HAD family hydrolase codes for MTVTALIFDLDNTLLSSDHADRMALERLTSFLRTNHPHLSVDEFETCLKAEALALFESYDFYDFTVMIGISPIEGLWGKFNDETLRFPELDRHIRLYREKVWLRTLAALGIFDRRMAKVLELMYIAIRIETVLVYEDTFEVLDQLYEAYPLLLLTNDAPALQQLKLRKVPKLRKYFKRIISSGDFGQGKPAPALFDFALSRLQADKQTTLMVGDNLLTDVLGANATGIRSVWLNRRNETLVAGINPDFIVHSLTDVLAIVEDENKR; via the coding sequence ATGACAGTAACAGCCCTAATATTTGACCTTGATAATACACTTTTATCATCAGACCATGCTGATCGTATGGCATTGGAGAGACTGACATCATTTTTACGAACTAATCATCCCCACCTCTCTGTTGATGAATTTGAAACCTGTCTTAAAGCAGAAGCACTGGCCCTTTTTGAAAGCTATGATTTTTATGATTTTACAGTCATGATCGGTATCAGTCCTATCGAGGGATTATGGGGAAAGTTTAATGATGAGACATTAAGATTCCCTGAGTTGGATCGACATATTAGGCTATACCGTGAAAAAGTTTGGCTGCGTACCTTAGCAGCCCTAGGGATTTTTGATAGACGAATGGCTAAAGTGTTAGAGTTGATGTATATTGCAATCAGAATAGAGACTGTGCTGGTATATGAGGATACGTTTGAGGTTTTAGACCAGCTGTACGAAGCCTATCCATTACTCCTTTTGACGAATGATGCGCCTGCTTTACAGCAGTTGAAGCTGAGGAAAGTCCCTAAACTTAGAAAGTACTTTAAGCGCATCATTAGTTCTGGAGACTTTGGCCAGGGTAAACCTGCGCCTGCGCTATTTGACTTTGCCCTCTCTCGGTTACAAGCAGACAAGCAGACAACCCTGATGGTTGGCGATAATCTACTTACGGATGTTTTAGGAGCAAACGCAACTGGTATCAGATCAGTTTGGCTAAATAGAAGAAATGAAACGCTAGTGGCAGGCATTAATCCGGATTTTATCGTCCATAGCCTGACAGATGTTTTAGCGATAGTTGAGGATGAAAATAAACGATGA